Proteins encoded within one genomic window of uncultured Draconibacterium sp.:
- a CDS encoding iron-sulfur cluster assembly protein: MDKRIDLIINNLKEVYDPEIPVNVYDLGLIYNVDVNENNQANILMTLTAPGCPVVDVLVDDITQAAQSVEGVEKVDVELTFEPPWDKSMMSEEARLELGFF, translated from the coding sequence ATGGATAAAAGAATAGATCTAATAATAAATAACCTGAAAGAGGTTTACGACCCGGAGATTCCGGTGAACGTATACGACCTGGGCCTGATTTACAACGTTGATGTAAATGAAAATAACCAGGCAAATATCTTAATGACACTTACTGCACCGGGCTGTCCGGTGGTTGATGTATTGGTTGATGATATTACGCAAGCTGCCCAATCGGTTGAAGGTGTTGAAAAAGTTGACGTAGAATTAACGTTTGAACCGCCATGGGATAAATCGATGATGAGCGAAGAAGCCCGACTTGAGCTGGGATTCTTTTAA
- the sufB gene encoding Fe-S cluster assembly protein SufB, with product MEEQDKILNDVTQGDYKYGFTTDIETDIIEKGLNEDVIRLISAKKEEPEFMLNFRLEAFKKWQKMKMPNWAYLKIPPIDFQAISYYAAPKKGPKYESLDEVDPELLDTFNKLGIPLEEQKQLAGVAVDAVIDSVSVKTTFKETLAEKGIIFCSFSEAVKDHPDLVKKYLGQAVPVADNYFAALNSAVFSDGSFCYIPKGVRCPMELSTYFRINAANTGQFERTLIVAEDDSYVSYLEGCTAPMRDENQLHAAVVEIITLDRAEVKYSTVQNWYPGDKNGKGGIYNFVTKRGVCRGVSSKISWTQVETGSAITWKYPSCILMGDNSIGEFNSVAVTNNHQQADTGSKMIHIGRNTKSTIVSKGISAGKSENSYRGLVKVMPKAKNSRNFSQCDSLLLNDTCGAHTFPYIEVGNKSSVVEHEATTSKIGEDQIFYCNQRGIDTETAIGMIVNGYAKEVLNKLPMEFAVEAQKLLQISLEGSVG from the coding sequence ATGGAAGAACAAGATAAAATATTGAATGACGTAACACAAGGCGATTACAAATACGGTTTTACCACCGATATTGAAACAGATATTATTGAAAAAGGCCTTAATGAAGACGTAATTCGTTTGATATCTGCCAAAAAAGAAGAGCCGGAATTCATGTTGAATTTCAGATTAGAGGCCTTTAAAAAATGGCAAAAAATGAAAATGCCGAACTGGGCTTATTTAAAAATTCCGCCCATCGATTTTCAGGCAATAAGTTATTATGCGGCCCCTAAAAAAGGCCCTAAATATGAAAGTCTTGATGAAGTTGATCCGGAATTGTTGGACACTTTTAACAAGCTGGGAATTCCGCTGGAAGAACAGAAACAACTTGCCGGAGTTGCCGTTGATGCAGTAATCGACTCGGTTTCTGTAAAAACAACTTTCAAAGAAACGCTTGCAGAAAAAGGAATCATCTTTTGTTCCTTCTCGGAAGCAGTGAAAGATCACCCTGATTTAGTAAAAAAATACCTGGGACAAGCCGTTCCTGTAGCCGACAACTACTTCGCAGCACTTAACTCAGCTGTGTTTAGCGATGGCTCGTTCTGTTACATTCCAAAAGGTGTTCGTTGCCCAATGGAATTATCTACTTATTTCAGAATTAATGCAGCCAACACCGGGCAATTTGAGCGTACGCTTATTGTAGCCGAAGATGATAGTTACGTAAGTTACCTCGAAGGTTGTACGGCTCCAATGCGCGACGAAAATCAGTTGCACGCTGCTGTGGTTGAAATTATCACTCTCGACCGGGCAGAAGTAAAATATTCAACCGTGCAAAACTGGTATCCGGGCGATAAAAACGGAAAAGGCGGTATTTACAACTTCGTAACAAAACGTGGTGTGTGCCGTGGTGTATCTTCAAAGATTAGCTGGACACAGGTAGAAACCGGTTCGGCAATTACATGGAAATATCCAAGTTGTATTCTGATGGGCGACAATTCGATTGGTGAGTTCAACTCAGTGGCAGTAACCAACAATCATCAGCAGGCCGATACCGGATCGAAGATGATTCACATTGGTAGAAACACCAAATCAACAATTGTATCAAAAGGTATTTCTGCCGGTAAAAGTGAGAACTCGTACCGTGGTTTGGTAAAAGTAATGCCAAAAGCCAAAAACTCGCGAAATTTCTCGCAGTGTGATTCACTGTTGTTGAACGACACTTGTGGTGCACACACTTTCCCATACATCGAAGTGGGAAATAAATCGTCGGTTGTGGAACACGAGGCAACCACATCAAAAATTGGTGAAGACCAGATTTTCTATTGTAATCAGCGTGGAATCGATACTGAGACTGCAATTGGAATGATTGTTAACGGCTATGCCAAAGAAGTGCTAAACAAACTTCCGATGGAATTTGCCGTTGAAGCCCAAAAGCTTCTGCAAATCAGCCTTGAAGGTAGTGTAGGATAA
- a CDS encoding SufE family protein, which produces MSMEEIQQEIIEEFSMYEDWMDKYAYLIELGNDLEDLDAKDKNDQNIIKGCQSRVWLVAELKDGKIYFRGESDAVIVKGLVALLLRVVSGRTPKELLETELHFIDDLGLKQHLSPTRSNGLLAMVKQIRLYAVAYSKIAG; this is translated from the coding sequence ATGAGCATGGAAGAAATTCAGCAGGAGATAATTGAAGAGTTTTCGATGTACGAAGACTGGATGGACAAATATGCATACCTGATTGAATTGGGGAACGATTTGGAAGATTTGGATGCCAAAGATAAAAACGACCAAAACATTATTAAAGGATGCCAGTCGCGCGTGTGGTTGGTAGCCGAATTAAAAGATGGCAAAATCTACTTCCGTGGCGAGAGCGATGCAGTTATTGTAAAAGGTTTGGTAGCGCTATTACTCCGCGTAGTTTCGGGCCGCACACCAAAAGAACTGCTTGAAACAGAGCTGCATTTTATCGACGATCTGGGCTTAAAACAACACCTGTCGCCTACCCGTTCAAACGGTCTGTTGGCCATGGTAAAACAAATTCGTTTATACGCTGTTGCTTATAGCAAGATTGCAGGATAA
- a CDS encoding rubrerythrin, with protein sequence MTKLAGTKTEQNLLKAFAGESQARMRYDYFAKQAKKEGLEQIAAIFEETALNEKEHAKRFFKFLEDGNMVEITATYPAGKIGTTMENLKAAAEGENEEWTELYPEFAKVAEEEGFRDIAMAFKLIARVEEAHETRYRTLYTNLEEGKVFKRGDKVVWKCRNCGFIHEGTAAPKLCPACQHPQSYFEIKGTNY encoded by the coding sequence ATGACAAAGTTAGCAGGTACAAAAACCGAACAGAATTTATTAAAAGCGTTTGCCGGTGAGTCTCAGGCACGTATGCGTTATGATTATTTTGCTAAACAAGCCAAAAAAGAAGGTTTAGAACAAATAGCCGCCATTTTTGAAGAAACAGCATTGAACGAAAAAGAGCATGCCAAACGTTTCTTTAAGTTTTTAGAGGATGGTAACATGGTTGAAATTACAGCCACTTATCCTGCCGGAAAAATTGGCACTACCATGGAAAACCTGAAAGCTGCGGCGGAAGGTGAAAACGAAGAGTGGACAGAGCTTTATCCTGAGTTTGCCAAAGTTGCAGAGGAAGAGGGTTTTAGAGATATTGCCATGGCTTTTAAATTGATTGCCCGTGTTGAAGAAGCACATGAAACCCGTTACCGCACATTGTACACAAATCTTGAAGAAGGAAAAGTGTTTAAACGTGGCGATAAAGTAGTGTGGAAATGTCGTAATTGTGGTTTTATTCACGAAGGAACTGCAGCGCCGAAGCTGTGCCCGGCTTGTCAGCACCCACAGTCTTATTTCGAAATTAAGGGAACCAATTATTAG
- the sufC gene encoding Fe-S cluster assembly ATPase SufC produces MLKIKDLYASVEGMEILKGINLEVKPGEVHAIMGPNGSGKSTLANVLAGKEEYEVTHGEVIYEGEDLLDKSPEDRAKDGIFLSFQYPVEIPGVPMVNFLKTSVNEHRKHKGLKELTAGEFLKLMREKMDLVDMHTKLTNRMVNEGFSGGEKKKNEIFQMALLEPKLAILDETDSGLDIDALKTVANGVNALKSPERSTIVVTHYQRLLDYIVPDYVHILYQGKIVKTAGKELALQLEEKGYDWIKSENGN; encoded by the coding sequence ATGTTAAAGATTAAAGACTTATATGCTTCCGTTGAAGGAATGGAGATCCTGAAGGGAATCAATCTTGAAGTTAAACCTGGCGAAGTTCACGCGATTATGGGACCTAACGGTTCAGGAAAAAGTACACTTGCAAACGTACTTGCCGGAAAAGAAGAATACGAAGTTACACACGGAGAAGTTATTTACGAAGGTGAAGATCTGCTGGATAAATCTCCTGAAGACCGTGCAAAAGACGGTATCTTTTTAAGTTTTCAGTACCCCGTAGAAATTCCCGGCGTACCAATGGTAAACTTCCTGAAAACTTCGGTTAACGAACACCGCAAGCACAAAGGACTAAAAGAACTTACCGCCGGCGAGTTTCTGAAACTAATGCGCGAAAAAATGGATTTGGTTGACATGCATACCAAATTAACCAACCGCATGGTTAATGAAGGATTCTCGGGTGGTGAGAAAAAGAAAAACGAAATTTTCCAGATGGCACTGCTTGAGCCGAAATTAGCGATTCTTGATGAAACTGATTCGGGCCTTGATATTGACGCATTAAAAACAGTAGCCAACGGAGTTAACGCGCTAAAGTCGCCTGAAAGATCGACAATTGTAGTTACCCACTACCAGCGCCTGCTCGATTATATTGTGCCTGATTATGTACATATTCTTTACCAGGGGAAAATTGTAAAAACTGCCGGAAAAGAACTGGCTTTACAACTGGAAGAAAAAGGATACGACTGGATTAAATCTGAAAACGGAAATTAA
- a CDS encoding SufS family cysteine desulfurase, whose translation MNYDIEKIRSYFPILQQKVYNKPFVYLDTAASAQKPVQVLMKLEQLHNDYYGNIHRGAHYMADKATVEYEGVRDKVQAFVNAESRKEIIFTKGTTESVNLVASSFCEKYISEGDEIIVSEMEHHSNIVPWQIAAGKRNAKIVKLPFNDQGLLEIEKLPELITSKTKLIAVNHVSNVLGTINPIAEIIEIAHKNNVAVLIDGAQASAHIKIDVQKLDVDFYAFSAHKVYGPNGVGVLYGKKKWLEEIPPYQGGGQMISEVRFEGTTFNELPYKFEAGTPNISGLAAFGVAIDLVNEIGVENMGHHEHELLEYATEKLKAIDGLKIYGEAPHKSGVICFNIHGIHSYDLGMLLDKMGIAIRTGHHCADPIMQHFGMSACARISFGMYNTKEEIDIFMGALNKAIMMF comes from the coding sequence ATGAATTACGATATCGAAAAAATCAGATCATATTTCCCCATTCTCCAGCAGAAAGTATACAATAAGCCATTTGTTTATCTCGACACCGCTGCGTCGGCACAAAAGCCGGTTCAGGTGCTTATGAAATTGGAGCAGCTGCACAACGATTACTATGGCAACATTCATCGTGGTGCGCACTACATGGCTGATAAAGCAACGGTTGAGTACGAAGGAGTTCGCGATAAGGTACAGGCTTTCGTTAACGCTGAGTCGCGTAAAGAAATAATTTTCACAAAAGGAACCACCGAAAGTGTGAACCTGGTGGCCAGTAGTTTTTGCGAGAAATATATTTCGGAAGGCGATGAGATCATCGTTTCGGAAATGGAGCACCACTCTAACATTGTTCCCTGGCAAATTGCCGCCGGAAAACGAAACGCCAAAATCGTAAAACTTCCATTTAACGACCAGGGACTGCTTGAAATTGAAAAGCTACCGGAGTTAATTACTTCGAAAACAAAGTTGATTGCTGTTAATCATGTCTCGAATGTTTTGGGAACCATAAATCCGATTGCAGAAATTATTGAAATAGCCCACAAAAACAATGTGGCTGTTTTGATTGATGGCGCACAAGCATCGGCACATATAAAAATTGATGTGCAAAAACTCGATGTTGACTTTTATGCTTTTTCGGCACACAAAGTATACGGGCCAAACGGAGTGGGTGTTTTATACGGTAAAAAGAAATGGCTGGAAGAAATACCACCGTACCAGGGCGGCGGACAAATGATATCGGAAGTGCGGTTTGAAGGAACTACGTTTAATGAGTTACCATATAAATTTGAAGCAGGAACTCCTAACATTTCAGGGTTAGCAGCTTTTGGTGTCGCAATCGATTTGGTAAACGAAATTGGCGTTGAAAATATGGGGCACCACGAACACGAATTGCTGGAATATGCCACAGAAAAACTAAAAGCCATTGATGGTTTGAAGATTTATGGTGAAGCGCCTCATAAATCGGGAGTGATTTGTTTTAATATTCACGGAATACATTCGTACGATCTGGGCATGCTACTCGACAAAATGGGTATTGCCATTCGCACCGGGCATCATTGTGCCGATCCGATAATGCAACATTTTGGCATGTCGGCCTGTGCACGTATTTCTTTTGGCATGTACAACACAAAAGAAGAGATCGACATCTTTATGGGAGCACTGAATAAAGCGATTATGATGTTCTGA
- a CDS encoding thiamine diphosphokinase: MSQLPFESKVVILCDGSFPKHHIPLSVLRNAEQIICCDGAADKLIKYGMEPTFIVGDIDSVSEKTKADFADRIVLNTDQETNDQTKAVEFVLNRGAKNAIILGATGKREDHTIGNISLLLDYAEKLEVLSISNSGIFRPILQSQTLPSFEGQQVSIFSLGIPAEITSKNLKYPLTKTILSSWWMGTLNECLNESFSLEFEKGKLIVFQKFA; encoded by the coding sequence ATGAGTCAGTTACCTTTCGAGTCAAAAGTTGTTATACTTTGTGATGGATCTTTTCCTAAGCACCACATTCCTCTGTCTGTATTAAGAAATGCCGAACAGATTATTTGTTGTGATGGTGCAGCCGATAAACTTATAAAATATGGTATGGAACCCACATTTATTGTTGGCGACATCGATTCTGTTTCGGAAAAGACAAAGGCTGACTTTGCCGATCGAATTGTTTTGAATACCGACCAGGAAACAAACGACCAGACCAAAGCCGTTGAGTTTGTATTAAATCGGGGGGCTAAAAATGCAATTATTTTAGGTGCTACCGGAAAAAGAGAAGATCATACCATCGGCAATATCTCACTACTATTAGATTATGCCGAAAAACTTGAAGTGCTCTCAATCAGCAATTCCGGTATTTTCCGACCAATTCTTCAGTCTCAGACACTTCCTTCTTTTGAGGGACAACAGGTTTCCATTTTCTCTTTGGGCATTCCTGCTGAAATTACATCGAAAAATTTAAAATACCCTTTAACAAAAACTATTTTAAGCTCCTGGTGGATGGGGACTTTAAACGAATGCCTTAACGAATCATTTTCGCTTGAATTTGAAAAAGGGAAGCTGATTGTATTTCAGAAATTTGCATAA
- a CDS encoding type B 50S ribosomal protein L31: MKKDIHPTEYRLVAFKDMSNGHTFITRSTVDTKETETIDGVEYPVYKLEISNTSHPFYTGKTKLVDTAGRVDKFMSRYGKHMENRKK, encoded by the coding sequence ATGAAAAAAGACATTCATCCAACGGAATACAGATTGGTAGCGTTTAAAGACATGTCGAACGGACATACTTTTATTACCCGCTCTACTGTTGATACAAAAGAGACTGAGACTATCGACGGTGTTGAATACCCGGTTTACAAACTGGAAATTTCAAACACTTCTCATCCATTTTACACAGGTAAAACCAAACTTGTGGATACTGCAGGTCGTGTTGATAAATTCATGAGCCGTTACGGAAAACACATGGAGAACAGAAAGAAATAA
- the sufD gene encoding Fe-S cluster assembly protein SufD codes for MSVLVDKADLSLKYTAHYNEVKDELFANSSDILNAQRNKAFQNFVLQGIPTRRNENYKYTNLNPAFLPDFKFIHTKEEKKADLGEVFRCDVPQLNTNLALVFNGWFYKNETEKGDLPEGVILDSLDSISKERPELLEKYASLANVEEDPMVALNTAFAKDGFFLYVPKNVVVESPIQIINLLQDEKDTFSTQRNFILVEDGAKVQVLLCDHTLNLNQYLSNSVTEIFAGNNAEVEFYTLQNQHNKATNINSVFIEQQRDSRVTSHTASLHGGLIRNNLRFALNGENAEAHMFGMAFMDKKQHVDNFTQVIHAAPHCESNQIYKNVLNEKSTGAFAGRIHVVRDAQKTNAFQRNNNLLLTDEATMQTKPQLIIDADDVKCSHGATVGQIDEEALFYLRARGINEDRARLMMMNAFAHEVVKEIKLEPLRDRIDELVDKRLKGEVARCHDCAYQCDC; via the coding sequence ATGAGCGTTTTAGTTGACAAAGCAGATTTATCGCTAAAATATACCGCGCATTACAACGAAGTAAAAGATGAGCTTTTTGCAAACTCATCCGATATTTTGAACGCTCAACGAAATAAAGCGTTTCAAAACTTCGTCTTGCAGGGTATACCTACGCGACGAAATGAAAATTATAAATACACCAACCTGAATCCGGCATTTTTGCCCGATTTCAAATTCATCCACACAAAGGAAGAAAAGAAAGCTGATCTGGGCGAAGTATTCCGTTGCGATGTTCCGCAACTGAACACCAACCTGGCACTGGTTTTTAACGGTTGGTTCTACAAAAACGAAACAGAAAAAGGAGACCTTCCGGAAGGAGTTATTCTTGACAGCCTCGACAGTATTTCGAAAGAAAGACCCGAGCTGTTGGAAAAATATGCCAGCCTGGCGAATGTTGAAGAAGACCCGATGGTGGCATTAAATACCGCCTTTGCCAAAGATGGTTTTTTCCTTTATGTTCCCAAAAATGTAGTGGTTGAGAGTCCTATCCAGATCATTAATCTGTTGCAGGACGAAAAAGATACATTCTCTACTCAACGGAATTTTATTCTTGTTGAAGATGGTGCCAAAGTTCAGGTGTTGTTATGCGATCATACGCTGAACCTGAACCAATACCTGAGCAACTCGGTAACCGAAATTTTTGCCGGCAACAATGCAGAGGTGGAATTTTACACGCTGCAAAATCAGCACAACAAAGCCACAAATATCAATTCGGTATTTATCGAGCAGCAGCGCGATTCGCGTGTTACTTCGCACACTGCGTCGTTACACGGTGGGTTGATTCGTAACAACCTGAGATTTGCGTTGAATGGTGAAAACGCCGAGGCTCACATGTTTGGAATGGCCTTTATGGACAAAAAACAACATGTAGACAATTTCACCCAGGTTATTCACGCCGCACCACACTGTGAGAGTAATCAGATTTATAAAAACGTGCTCAATGAGAAATCAACCGGTGCTTTTGCCGGAAGAATACATGTGGTTAGAGATGCACAAAAGACAAATGCTTTCCAACGCAACAACAACTTGTTGTTGACCGACGAGGCAACCATGCAAACAAAACCTCAGCTGATCATTGATGCTGACGATGTAAAATGTAGTCACGGTGCAACAGTTGGTCAGATTGATGAAGAAGCTTTATTTTACCTGCGTGCACGTGGAATTAACGAGGATCGGGCACGTTTGATGATGATGAATGCATTTGCCCACGAGGTTGTAAAAGAGATCAAACTGGAGCCGCTGCGCGACCGTATTGACGAACTGGTTGACAAACGCCTGAAAGGTGAAGTTGCCCGATGTCACGATTGTGCTTACCAGTGCGATTGCTAA
- the lon gene encoding endopeptidase La, whose amino-acid sequence MGKYKNTSFQTMFGSGMMDDESDFLPIIADGDDKDLKNIEVPSVLPILPLRNTVLFPGVVLPITVGRERSLKLIRDVNQGSKLLGTVAQKDYTVDKPEAGDLYEIGTVAEIMKVLEMPDGSTSVIIQGKRRFRINEFVNEEPYFKASVEPLTDLTSKDDNEFNAIVGSLKDLSIKVAQFSANVPPEATFAVKNIENSTFLINFICSNTDINVEDKQKLLEIESLKDRGIQAISFLVKEVQMLELKQDIQKKVKTDMDKQQREFMLNQQMKTIQDELGGNPVEQEINALKEKAKEKKWNKDVDEFFHREVEKLGRLNPAAGEYSVQFTFCQTLLDLPWNEYTEDNFDLKHANKVLDEDHYGLEKVKERMLEHLAVLKLKNDMKAPILCLYGPPGVGKTSLGKSVARALGRKYARMSLGGLHDESEIRGHRKTYIGAMPGRIIQNVKKAKSSNPVFILDEIDKVSKHFHGDPASALLEVLDPEQNGEFHDNYIEHDYDLSKVMFVATANSLSTIAPPLRDRLELIEVSGYLVEEKIEIAKRHLIPKQLENHGLKKSHITFPKDIIELIIDGYTRESGVRELDKKLAKVVRRIAKKIAFEEAYNKKLSKADVREYLGVTEYSKEKYQGNDFAGVVTGLAWTAVGGEILFVETSLSKGKGALTLTGNLGDVMKESAMLAHEYLKSHADELNLKPEVFEKWNVHVHVPEGAIPKDGPSAGVTMVTSLASAFTQRKVKKNLAMTGEITLRGKVLPVGGIKEKILAAKRAGITEIILSEQNKKNLEDIKEAYIKGLKFHFVNTIMDVLDIALLKAKVDKPMKIE is encoded by the coding sequence ATGGGTAAATATAAAAATACAAGTTTTCAAACAATGTTTGGTTCAGGAATGATGGACGACGAATCTGATTTTCTTCCGATAATTGCCGACGGCGATGATAAGGATTTAAAAAATATAGAGGTTCCATCAGTTCTTCCAATTCTACCATTACGAAATACGGTTTTATTTCCCGGTGTTGTTTTACCAATTACCGTTGGACGCGAGCGCTCTTTAAAGTTGATTCGCGATGTAAACCAGGGAAGCAAATTGTTGGGTACCGTAGCGCAAAAAGATTATACGGTTGACAAACCCGAAGCAGGCGATTTGTATGAAATTGGTACAGTGGCCGAAATTATGAAGGTGCTGGAAATGCCCGACGGATCGACTTCTGTGATCATTCAGGGGAAACGTCGTTTCAGAATTAATGAATTTGTAAATGAAGAGCCCTATTTTAAAGCATCGGTTGAACCATTAACTGACCTTACTTCGAAGGATGACAATGAGTTTAATGCTATTGTTGGCTCGTTAAAAGACTTGTCGATTAAGGTTGCGCAGTTCTCGGCCAATGTGCCGCCCGAAGCAACATTTGCTGTTAAGAATATCGAGAATTCTACTTTCCTGATCAACTTTATTTGTTCGAACACCGATATTAACGTGGAGGATAAACAAAAGTTGCTGGAGATTGAAAGCTTGAAAGATCGTGGCATTCAGGCCATCAGCTTTTTGGTGAAAGAAGTACAGATGCTGGAGCTGAAACAGGATATCCAGAAAAAGGTGAAAACCGACATGGACAAGCAGCAGCGCGAGTTCATGTTAAACCAGCAAATGAAAACCATTCAGGATGAGTTGGGCGGAAATCCGGTAGAGCAGGAGATTAATGCTTTAAAAGAGAAGGCGAAAGAGAAAAAGTGGAACAAAGATGTGGATGAATTTTTCCATCGCGAGGTGGAAAAACTGGGGCGTCTAAACCCGGCAGCCGGAGAATATTCGGTACAGTTCACTTTCTGCCAGACTTTACTCGACTTGCCTTGGAATGAATATACCGAAGACAATTTCGATTTGAAACACGCCAACAAAGTGTTGGATGAAGACCACTACGGACTTGAAAAAGTAAAAGAACGTATGTTGGAACATTTGGCAGTGTTGAAATTGAAAAACGATATGAAAGCGCCGATCCTTTGTTTGTACGGCCCTCCTGGAGTTGGTAAAACATCGTTGGGGAAATCGGTAGCGCGTGCCCTGGGACGTAAATATGCACGAATGAGCTTGGGTGGTTTGCACGACGAGTCGGAGATTCGCGGACACCGTAAAACATATATTGGTGCTATGCCCGGACGTATTATTCAAAATGTGAAAAAGGCAAAATCATCGAATCCGGTGTTTATTCTGGATGAGATCGATAAAGTGTCGAAACATTTTCATGGAGATCCGGCTTCTGCATTGTTAGAGGTTCTTGATCCGGAGCAAAACGGCGAGTTTCATGATAACTACATCGAGCACGATTACGACTTATCGAAAGTAATGTTTGTTGCTACGGCCAACTCGTTGAGTACCATTGCACCGCCTTTGCGCGATCGTTTGGAATTAATCGAGGTAAGTGGTTACCTGGTAGAGGAAAAAATTGAGATTGCGAAACGTCATCTTATTCCAAAGCAGTTGGAGAATCACGGTTTGAAGAAATCGCATATTACTTTCCCAAAAGATATTATTGAATTGATTATTGATGGTTACACGCGCGAAAGTGGTGTGCGCGAGCTGGATAAAAAGCTGGCAAAAGTTGTTCGTCGTATTGCCAAGAAAATTGCTTTTGAGGAAGCGTACAATAAGAAACTGAGTAAGGCTGATGTGCGCGAGTATTTGGGTGTTACGGAATATTCGAAAGAAAAATACCAGGGAAATGATTTTGCCGGAGTTGTTACCGGTTTAGCCTGGACTGCCGTTGGTGGCGAGATCCTGTTTGTAGAAACAAGCTTAAGTAAGGGGAAAGGAGCTTTAACACTTACCGGAAATCTTGGTGATGTAATGAAAGAATCGGCTATGCTGGCACACGAATACCTGAAATCGCACGCTGATGAGCTGAATCTGAAACCTGAAGTTTTCGAAAAATGGAATGTACACGTTCACGTTCCTGAAGGAGCTATTCCAAAAGATGGCCCGTCGGCAGGAGTTACCATGGTAACATCGCTGGCGTCGGCATTTACACAGCGCAAGGTGAAGAAAAATCTGGCGATGACAGGTGAGATCACACTGCGTGGAAAAGTACTTCCGGTTGGAGGTATTAAGGAGAAAATTCTGGCTGCAAAACGCGCCGGAATAACAGAGATCATTCTTTCGGAACAGAACAAGAAAAACCTTGAAGATATTAAAGAGGCTTACATAAAAGGGCTGAAATTCCACTTTGTAAATACTATTATGGATGTGCTGGATATTGCACTTTTAAAGGCAAAAGTGGATAAGCCGATGAAGATTGAATAA
- the thiL gene encoding thiamine-phosphate kinase: MDKERKQTNISELGEFGLIDRLTKAINIKNESTVKGVGDDAAVLDFKEKQVVVSSDLLTEGIHFNLMYVPLKHLGYKAVVVNLSDIFAMNAIPKQVIVSMGVSGKFSVEALEDLYEGIHLACEQYNVDLVGGDTTSSLTGLTLSITAIGEVEKNDIVMRSGAQPNDILCVSGDLGGAYMGLQLLERENEVFKVNENMQPKLDGYDYILERQLKPEARGDIIAAFKRLGLKPTSMIDISDGLSSEIMHLCKNSGVGCSLFEDKVPMDYQTKQMAEELSINPIVAALNGGEDYELLFTLSLDDYEKVKNDPDFTIIGHMTEAGEGINLVTTGGSSIPLEAQGWNHGK; this comes from the coding sequence ATGGATAAAGAAAGAAAACAAACGAATATTTCAGAGTTGGGAGAGTTTGGTTTGATAGACCGATTAACGAAGGCGATAAATATAAAAAACGAGAGCACGGTTAAAGGAGTTGGCGACGATGCGGCAGTTCTTGATTTTAAAGAAAAACAAGTAGTTGTGTCTTCCGATTTGTTAACCGAAGGTATACATTTTAACCTGATGTATGTTCCGCTGAAACACCTCGGCTACAAGGCTGTAGTGGTGAACTTGTCGGACATTTTTGCTATGAATGCCATTCCAAAACAAGTAATTGTTAGTATGGGGGTTTCTGGAAAATTCTCGGTTGAAGCTTTAGAGGATTTATACGAAGGAATTCACCTGGCTTGCGAGCAATACAATGTTGATTTGGTAGGTGGCGATACAACCAGTTCGTTAACAGGATTAACATTGAGTATTACAGCGATTGGTGAGGTTGAAAAGAACGATATTGTAATGCGTAGCGGAGCACAGCCAAACGACATTCTGTGTGTGTCGGGCGATCTTGGTGGAGCTTACATGGGACTTCAGTTGCTTGAGCGTGAAAATGAAGTTTTTAAAGTGAATGAGAACATGCAACCTAAATTGGATGGTTACGATTATATTTTGGAACGTCAGTTAAAACCGGAAGCAAGGGGAGATATTATTGCCGCCTTTAAACGACTGGGGTTAAAACCTACTTCAATGATCGATATTTCGGATGGTTTGTCGTCGGAAATTATGCATTTGTGCAAGAATTCGGGTGTTGGATGTAGTTTGTTTGAGGATAAAGTACCGATGGATTACCAGACCAAACAAATGGCTGAAGAATTAAGTATAAATCCAATAGTGGCAGCCTTGAATGGTGGTGAAGATTACGAGTTGTTGTTTACCCTTTCGTTAGATGATTACGAGAAGGTGAAAAATGACCCTGACTTTACTATTATCGGTCATATGACTGAAGCAGGTGAGGGAATAAACCTGGTAACAACAGGTGGTTCGTCAATTCCGTTGGAAGCCCAGGGGTGGAATCATGGAAAATAA